From the genome of Solanum lycopersicum chromosome 12, SLM_r2.1:
atatacatgttaggaaaaaattatgactcatgaaaaaaaaaagtgtattatTTACCTTGTGTTACAATTAATATAGAGCATAACACAAAAATGGTCTTCAAAAGAACAATATTATTGGTGGTAACATTCTTCATCATCAgaattattgttttaaaataaattttgagtagtgatatgatattatttttgcaccctttaaatagtaaaatatgTTGACAAATTCTTAGATTTATTAACCAATGGTAAAAGGTCGGTTACAATAAATTCTCTCACAATTTTCTATAAGAATggttttttttccctttttagtctgttcaaaaggaaattatttttttaatattttaataatagttttttttacttgacatatttatggtaataattttttttctttttttagtctaTTGAAAAACGGAtgaatttttcataatattttaattttagttttttatatgacatatttaaggttataatgattttttttcttttttagtttgttgaaaaaggaatgattttttcttcttttttttataatactttaattttagttttgtaCATGCATGTTTAAGgtcacaataatttttttccttttttagtttgtttgaaaatgaataatttttttcttttttgttaatacTTTAATTTTCGTTTTTCACTTAACATGTTTAAGCTCTTAATggattcttttctctttttttttttacctttttagtctgtttgaaaataaataatttttttataatactttaattttaatttttcacttaacatatttaaaatcgcaaaattaaagaaaatcacaaattttaatttttatttgttctactttttttaaaaaaaaatttacggTAAGcaagagttaaaaaaaaaaggaaggagTCAAAATCTCtcaatatttttctccaaagtatgataattttacgaaatcctcttttttttgttttcactcattattcataaaatttgattttctttattgagatttttgtcaatttctttttgatattatatttgttcTTTCTTCCAATTCAAATCatgtttaataaattaaaagttattattttctctattaaAAAAGTCTCTGATTAGTTGAAGATAATAACTCCGGATTTAACAATCTATATAATATATTGAGTACATTTGTtgcaatatgaaaatatatcaatattatacagttgaataatttatttttaaataccGCATATCATACCAAATTAATACAATAAGACCAATTTCAAAAAGATGTACGATTTATGCACTAATAATATTAACTTAAATTTGACACCACATACAGTAcagaattttaattataaaaatttagacACGAAACTAGTTTATAAATCACATTTTCAGCCGTACACACACGTTTAttagtcaaaaataaaattattagacaGAATCAATTTATatacatgaataaattattaCTCAATCAATTTATATACACTAACAAAATGTTTAATCAAAAAGGATATGTGTCCAGTATTGatcagttctttttttttatatgttaggCGCAATGTTTCGTTAGATATATGAAAATTCAAGTTTATATTATCAAGGGAAAGGAGTCAAAAATATGAGTCCGCAGtctaaaatgtataaaatattaataaaatttttaaaacggtatataaaattttagattaaCCAAAATAGTAAAATTGCTGGAACAATAGCAATTTCTTCCACTGAGAAAAGCAAAATGGCTGctactgcagcgattttgcaaaatgtgattttctttttttaaaaaaaaatcaaatcgctaCCTACACAgtgattttcaatttatttttaaataaaaaaaattagaaaatcgctgccaaggcaacgatttccattttaaaaaagaagcagcgattttctaattttttttaaaaaaatggaaataaatATGGAAAATCGCTGTCTAAGTagcgatttgaatttttttaaaaaaaaatcccatTTTGAAAAATCGCTGTAGTAGCAccgattttgcttttttcggTGAAGGAAATAGCtgttgttccagcgattttgccgttttggttaatataaaattttatataccattttgaaatttttgttaatattttatacctctTAGGCTccgaactaaaaaaaaaattgacaaacataataattttatttattatttaaatataattagacttaaatatttcaaatattttgggTTGAGctaatattgaaaatttaaataaataaaataattaactaattagttaaaaaaatctattcagctcaattaaatttaggttgatgaTGTTTTTAGATCAAAAAGTGAAATCAACGATATTTTTTAACCATAAACAAAGATAACGGGTAATTttagccaaaaaaaaataatgaaagggTATTCTTAAACATTTTCTAATTGGTTAAGAGTATTTTTGGCTCTTTTCCCTATTGTTCATATTTATAAATTCTGAATTAATTATTCGCATCTTTTCCCTATTGTTCATAtttataaattctaaattaattattcgtACCAAATGAATTGTATATCACAAATTTTTAGATCTATTGACCATCGTGTTAGAATGTTTGctaacaaaattattaattcacttattatttgttatttccTCAAAaagattatctttttttttttcatatcataataatcacCTATACTATGctattttattctaaaggtTACTCGAGCTGAaaagtgatatatatatttgggtAAATTTAACAATATGTTGCTTAATTTTTAGGCTAACCAACTCATTTTAACCAAATAAAATAGTCATACTCTAGCAATTGATCTACTATCCTACACATAAAACCTCTTTAATATATGCTAAAAAAAATGTccaaaaatttctttatatggTAAACAAATGTCTTTATATCGAAAATGATAAATGCTTTAAAGTAAAAAGAATTTGGAATAAGAGATGGAGGTAGTGGCCTGTGGATCTACTGGCCCGGACGCTTGAATCTATTCCACCGCAAACAACCGAATATACTACTGCAGGATCTTCCGCCGCTTTTGTTGTGATTCCATTTTCCTTTGACGACAAAGAAAGTGGAAGCGTCACCCCTGAATGAGCTATGCAGTCTTTCAAAAGTCTTATTCGAAGTCTAAAATACCGAAATTGGAGAGAAGGATCCTAAGTTGATCCACAAAGTCAGAACCCGTTGCATACTCTGTCAACATCCCCACAGCAAAACCAAACATCGCCCATCTGCTCAACCGATGATTATGGACAACAAATTAGAGATTACGAATAATTTTCATAGCAAATGTAACTATTCAAATTCCACATACATGTTTGTGCATTAACCAAACTAGCATTAATTTCTGCAACGGTATTGTTTCAATAACACCAGCAAAAAGTTTAGTGTAATTAGCACGAGCGAGTTAAGAGAGTGACAAACAAGATGGGAGAGAGATGAGAGCGCGAGATTTGTCTTTGTATTCTACATACATGTGAAACTACTCGGATGGAGTGTATACAAAACAAATTAACCTAATTTTAGTTTCATATATTGtgagatacatgtatcttgACGTACCAAAATCTAATACGATTCATAATATTACAACATGCGTATATTTATGCAATTAGATTATATACTAGTACGACTATTGTAGGTTaccatttaataaaaaaatttggttcATGGGCCGACCTCGCTCAAGCCTCAAGGGCTAAGGGTGGcttgaaaaatcatattttaaccCTACCCCAATAACGAATTGAATTGGACCGGCCCTATGGACTAAGTCCATTTTGACGACTCTAATTACGCGTAAATGATTGAATTCGAATCATGATCTATCTAGAATTCCATCGTTCAACTATGATTGTCAAATGGAATGATATTAGATTCTTAAACGTCTATATCCATATGCGAAAGGTAGGTACTTAACACTTAACAAAGCTAGTAGCACATAGCCATACAGAGCGAAGCTTGGTTTGTTGAACAACTTATCGtaaaattatatgttatatataagttaaaaattacttttcatCCACATATACTAAATGTACATTCagtaaaaattttgatttcgcCACTTATAATACATGTGCTATGTCATTCTTGTAAGTCAACATGTATATCCAAAACAATATAGCATCATATACACAAATGGCACATTAATTTAAGGCCAAAACCATACCAAAAAAACTAACCAAAACCAAAGTAATATTAACACATCCAACATCAAAATTGGAGCAAAATAGAAAGACAGTTACATCAAACCTTAAGTCTATAATCAACCTCTTTAATTTTACTTCGTTtgctttaatttatttgtttaattttaacttgacataaaattcaagaaaataacgTTATcgtcttaaattaaatatgcgtaaaatataaaaaaaatatctattaatCTTTAAtctaaaaaagttaaaatttaaaattgccgaaaaaaatattttttaaaaaaattgacttaaaacaAACAAACTGAAACGGAACGAATACCTTCCATTAGAGATTTCATTCTTGGCAATAAAACCAAAGAATGGGCCTTGATTAGCTTCTTCAAGTTTCTTctgtctaaaatacccttgaagttcCTTAGCCTTTTGCCTCTGAAATTCAAGTGtaattacatttttaccctCGGAAGTTGTCACAGCCACAGGCTTAGTAGGGGCAGTAGTAGTAATAATTGGTGGTGAAATATTACTAGGCTTAGGTGGTGATGGAGCAATTGGTCTTCTAATTGGACCTTCAGCTTGAGAATTTCTTATAGTAAGTAATGTAGGGTTTGTTGAATAAGAAGGGTAATTTTGGAATTTAATACAAGGGAATGTATATGATGATGCCACTgacattttattgattttttttaattgtcagaagaagaagaagaagatagtgTTTGGTTTTTTaagttttgttttgttatattATCAGAAAGAAAGATTGTATATGGAATATACAAGTGTTTTGTGGATAAAATGTGGCCAAGTCTCTCATGTTATAGTCAACTACTTTGTCTAGTCACAAATCAGAATACTTGTaagggaaaaggaaaaaaatatatgctcGAATTATCATAAATAGTACGCAGATattctttgtcatatttttgGGATATTATGTTATTGTCGTTCTACTCTTTATACATATTAACAgacatacacgtgtcataatcttatcaactgattcaatatttattaactaTCGGACCAATGTTACGTGTCCGTATAGAGTAAAGGGTACACatgctctagtttttgaacGACAGAAGCACCAATATTCCAAAAGTATGACAGATATGACAGAAAATATCCATAACCATTTACGATAATTTAAAGGTATATTTATCCCTTTTCgtttatataatatgatttactaaatgtttttttatccttaactttttagatttaatagaaagaaaaagactTCACAACTTGGAGAGGATAAAACCCTcaagaataaaagaaatattcatTATGTTACATAGATAGAATAGCATAAACATAAtcgataaataaatttaattttaaaatatctactGTACCATGATGAAAATCACTCGGagctttaaatgttttaaaaacacaAGCCCATAAATTAATCCTAATAGGAAAGGaaacaataaattaatcataaatgaaggaatattgattgtattgaagtgttaagagaatacatgggagatatatatatgatatataggaaggagtactaatcctaataggactaggattaaggagtactaatcctaataggactaggattagtacacagtaaatactaatattattttatactatttatttaatactatctgttattatcccccctcaagctgagctgagcggaagcgaacggaagcttggaactgaggtaatcgtgctgtcggcccgggag
Proteins encoded in this window:
- the LOC101259223 gene encoding light-harvesting complex-like protein OHP2, chloroplastic, which encodes MSVASSYTFPCIKFQNYPSYSTNPTLLTIRNSQAEGPIRRPIAPSPPKPSNISPPIITTTAPTKPVAVTTSEGKNVITLEFQRQKAKELQGYFRQKKLEEANQGPFFGFIAKNEISNGRWAMFGFAVGMLTEYATGSDFVDQLRILLSNFGILDFE